In Bos indicus x Bos taurus breed Angus x Brahman F1 hybrid chromosome 1, Bos_hybrid_MaternalHap_v2.0, whole genome shotgun sequence, a single window of DNA contains:
- the WRB gene encoding tail-anchored protein insertion receptor WRB — translation MRTRGRRRGPHGAALADPATPLASEMSAAEADRWAWLLVLSFVFGCNVLRILLPSFSFFMSRVLQKDAEQESQMRAEIQGMKQELSTVNMMDEFARYARLERKINKMTDKLKTHVKARTAQLAKIKWVISVAFYILQAALMVSLIWKYYSVPVAVVPSKWITPLDRLVAFPTRVAGGVGITCWILVCNKVVAIVLHPFS, via the exons ATGCGCACGCGCGGCCGTCGGCGTGGTCCCCATGGAGCTGCTTTAGCTGACCCGGCGACGCCGCTAGCTTCCGAGATGAGCGCTGCCGAGGCCGACCGCTGGGCGTGGCTGCTGGTGCTCAGCTTCGTGTTTGGGTGCAATGTGCTCAGGATCCTCCTCCCGTCCTTCTCCTTTTTC ATGTCCCGGGTGCTGCAGAAGGACGCAGAGCAGGAGTCCCAGATGCGAGCCGAGATCCAGGGCATGAAGCAGGAGCTCTCCACTGTCAACATGATGGATGAGTTCGCCAGATATGCCAGGCTGGAGAGGAAGATCAACAAGATGACGGATAAACTCAAAACTCATG tgaAAGCACGGACAGCTCAATTGGCCAAGATAAAATGGGTTATAAGTGTTGCCTTCTACATATTGCAA GCCGCCCTGATGGTCTCGCTCATCTGGAAGTATTACTCTGTCCCTGTGGCTGTGGTGCCAAGCAAGTGGATAACTCCCCTGGACCGCCTGGTAGCATTTCCTACGAGAGTCGCAG gtGGTGTTGGAATTACCTGTTGGATTTTAGTCTGTAACAAAGTCGTGGCTATTGTGCTTCACCCTTTCAGCTGA